One Oxobacter pfennigii DNA window includes the following coding sequences:
- the glpX gene encoding class II fructose-bisphosphatase, producing MDTDLALGLVRVTESAALKAAKFMGRGDKNAADQAAVDAMRRMFDALEIRGEVVIGEGELDEAPMLYIGEKVGRGDKLDVEVDIAVDPLDGTSLIAKGLPNSIAVVAVAKRGCLLHAPDMYMDKIAVGPKAAGKINIEASVSENIEAVAKALNKRIEDVTVIMLDRERHHAKMNEIRKLGARIKLISDGDIAAAIATCFDYTGIDIMIGSGGAPEGVIAAVALKCMGGEMQGRLLPSCDEEYNRCVGMGICDPDKILYLSDLVKGDDAYFAATGVSEGDLLKGVIYLKNERAKTQSVVMRAKTGTIRFINAIHNFKKIGM from the coding sequence TTGGATACTGATCTTGCGTTAGGTCTTGTTAGGGTCACAGAATCAGCGGCACTGAAGGCTGCTAAATTTATGGGACGCGGAGATAAAAATGCTGCGGATCAGGCAGCAGTTGATGCAATGAGAAGGATGTTTGACGCTCTGGAAATCAGGGGCGAGGTAGTTATAGGGGAAGGAGAATTAGATGAAGCCCCTATGCTTTATATAGGAGAAAAAGTAGGCAGAGGCGATAAATTGGATGTAGAGGTTGATATCGCAGTTGACCCTTTAGACGGTACCAGCCTGATTGCAAAGGGATTGCCTAATTCCATAGCGGTTGTTGCAGTGGCTAAGAGAGGGTGTCTCCTTCATGCACCGGATATGTATATGGATAAAATTGCAGTAGGGCCAAAGGCAGCTGGGAAAATAAACATAGAAGCAAGTGTTTCGGAAAATATTGAAGCCGTTGCCAAAGCTTTGAATAAGCGCATAGAAGACGTTACTGTGATAATGCTGGACAGGGAGAGGCACCATGCTAAAATGAATGAAATAAGAAAATTAGGTGCCAGAATAAAGCTTATAAGCGACGGAGATATAGCTGCCGCTATCGCTACCTGCTTTGATTATACCGGTATTGATATCATGATAGGCTCAGGGGGAGCGCCTGAAGGAGTAATTGCGGCTGTAGCGCTAAAATGTATGGGCGGGGAAATGCAGGGAAGGCTTCTTCCTTCCTGTGATGAAGAATATAATAGGTGCGTCGGTATGGGAATTTGTGACCCGGATAAAATTCTTTACCTTTCAGATTTAGTGAAAGGTGATGATGCCTATTTCGCTGCTACAGGAGTATCGGAAGGAGACCTTCTTAAAGGAGTTATTTACCTTAAAAACGAAAGGGCAAAAACCCAGTCCGTTGTAATGAGAGCAAAGACAGGTACCATAAGGTTTATAAACGCCATACACAATTTTAAAAAGATAGGAATGTAA
- the rho gene encoding transcription termination factor Rho has product MKFDEIKNLSLQELRDLAKSKGIKNIARFRKSELIEELLKDEAQVDETGFKPEIIEEQDVPVITEDEAEVSSTGSTANAELEAPGINRAPGINRTAETNYRPQGRRNIDLSDVNEGKRERLQEILQDSETAEGILELIENTGYGFLRLENYLPSQRDIYVSPSQIRRFNLKTGDKIRGKVRSPKEGEKFQALLYVQAINDENPENAIRRVPFENLTPIYPMERLNLETTQNEFATRIIDFLAPIGKGQRGMIVAPPKAGKTVLMKKIANAITMNHPDVYLIVLLIDERPEEVTDMQRSIKGDVIYSTFDEEPEHHTRVAEMVLERAKRLIEHKKDVVILMDSITRLARAYNLTMQPTGRTLSGGLDPGALHMPKRFFGAARNIEEGGSLTILATALIETGSRMDDVIFEEFKGTGNMEVHLDRRLQEKRVFPAIDINKSGTRREDLLLPTKEFEASLYFRNQLSQAPPYEVTELLLSRMTKTKSNSEFIDTFKL; this is encoded by the coding sequence TTGAAGTTTGATGAAATAAAAAATTTATCTCTTCAGGAGCTCCGTGATCTGGCAAAAAGCAAAGGAATTAAAAATATAGCCAGGTTTAGAAAAAGCGAGTTGATAGAAGAACTTTTAAAAGACGAGGCACAAGTTGACGAAACAGGCTTTAAACCGGAAATAATAGAAGAACAGGATGTACCGGTAATCACGGAGGATGAAGCAGAAGTAAGCAGCACCGGGAGTACAGCCAATGCAGAGCTGGAAGCCCCGGGCATTAACAGAGCTCCGGGTATTAACAGAACTGCTGAAACTAATTACCGGCCTCAAGGTCGGCGTAATATAGATCTTTCAGATGTTAATGAAGGAAAGCGTGAAAGACTCCAGGAAATTCTTCAGGATTCTGAAACAGCTGAAGGTATATTGGAGCTCATTGAAAATACTGGATATGGATTTTTAAGATTAGAAAATTATCTTCCGAGTCAAAGAGACATATATGTATCCCCTTCCCAAATAAGAAGGTTCAACCTTAAAACAGGTGATAAAATCCGCGGAAAAGTCAGGTCTCCCAAAGAAGGTGAGAAGTTTCAAGCCCTTCTCTATGTTCAGGCCATAAATGATGAAAACCCTGAGAATGCCATCAGGCGAGTGCCTTTTGAAAATCTTACCCCAATTTATCCCATGGAAAGATTAAACCTCGAAACCACTCAAAATGAATTTGCTACCAGGATTATAGACTTTCTTGCGCCAATCGGAAAAGGTCAGAGAGGCATGATTGTTGCTCCTCCCAAAGCCGGAAAAACCGTTCTCATGAAGAAAATTGCAAATGCTATAACCATGAATCATCCCGATGTATATCTTATTGTCCTTTTAATTGATGAAAGACCGGAGGAAGTCACAGATATGCAGAGGTCTATTAAGGGTGATGTTATTTATTCCACCTTTGATGAAGAACCCGAGCATCACACAAGAGTTGCGGAAATGGTTTTAGAGAGGGCTAAAAGGCTTATCGAACATAAAAAAGATGTAGTCATACTTATGGATAGCATAACGAGGCTTGCCAGAGCATACAACCTTACAATGCAGCCTACAGGAAGAACATTATCCGGGGGTCTTGACCCGGGGGCACTGCATATGCCAAAGCGTTTCTTCGGAGCGGCGAGAAATATAGAAGAAGGCGGAAGCCTTACAATATTAGCAACGGCTCTTATAGAAACAGGAAGCAGAATGGATGATGTTATATTTGAAGAATTCAAAGGCACCGGCAATATGGAAGTCCATCTTGACAGAAGGCTTCAGGAAAAGAGAGTATTCCCTGCTATTGATATTAATAAATCAGGTACAAGAAGGGAAGACTTATTATTGCCGACTAAGGAATTCGAAGCTTCGCTTTATTTCAGAAATCAGTTGAGCCAAGCACCGCCTTATGAGGTTACTGAGCTTTTGCTCAGCCGAATGACCAAAACCAAGAGCAACAGCGAATTTATAGATACGTTTAAATTATAG
- the rpmE gene encoding 50S ribosomal protein L31 encodes MKEGLHPKYNEAVVKCACGETFTTGSTKSELRVEICSKCHPFFTGKQKLVDTGGRVEKFMKKFNLEKSEE; translated from the coding sequence ATGAAAGAGGGACTTCATCCAAAATATAATGAAGCAGTTGTAAAATGCGCTTGCGGTGAGACTTTCACAACCGGATCAACTAAAAGTGAACTCAGAGTTGAAATCTGTTCAAAATGCCATCCTTTCTTTACAGGAAAGCAGAAATTAGTTGACACAGGCGGTCGTGTTGAAAAGTTTATGAAGAAATTCAACTTGGAAAAAAGCGAAGAGTAG
- a CDS encoding thymidine kinase: MYGPKDHGWVEVITGPMYSGKSEELIRRIKRAKIAKQKVQAFKPAIDNRYDSTDVVSHGGDRALAIAVNNSGEILKLVEKDTEVVAIDEANFFDMDLVNVVRHLADDNKRVICAGLDLDFRGEPFGPTPNLMAIAEFVDKLKAICMVCGNPATRTQRLINKQPAKYTDDIILVGAMESYESRCRKCHDVPKI, encoded by the coding sequence ATGTACGGGCCGAAGGATCATGGATGGGTAGAGGTAATTACGGGACCAATGTACAGCGGAAAATCGGAAGAGCTCATAAGAAGGATAAAAAGGGCAAAGATCGCTAAGCAAAAAGTGCAGGCTTTTAAGCCTGCCATAGATAACAGATATGATTCAACGGATGTGGTTTCCCATGGGGGAGACAGGGCTTTAGCAATTGCCGTCAATAATTCAGGGGAGATATTAAAATTGGTGGAGAAAGATACTGAAGTAGTTGCAATCGATGAGGCTAATTTTTTTGATATGGATTTGGTAAATGTAGTAAGGCACCTTGCTGATGACAATAAAAGGGTAATATGCGCAGGGCTTGATTTGGATTTCAGGGGGGAGCCCTTCGGTCCTACTCCGAACCTTATGGCAATTGCAGAGTTTGTGGATAAGTTAAAAGCGATATGTATGGTGTGCGGTAATCCTGCGACCAGGACACAAAGGCTTATAAACAAGCAGCCTGCGAAATACACTGATGATATAATACTGGTAGGCGCCATGGAAAGCTATGAATCCAGATGCCGTAAATGCCATGATGTGCCTAAAATTTAG
- a CDS encoding DUF1385 domain-containing protein, with amino-acid sequence MGDFNTKKKTTIGGQALIEGVMMRGPEEIAIAVRKPDSQIIIDKRKANSISKKYKILGLPFIRGSVALVESLMVGINALTFSAKFFEDDETVEGPGKFEKFLIKIFGEKLEGAIMGFSVFLSLLMTVGLFFILPSVISTLLNKAVTNGILKNFIEGIIRIAIFAIYILAISNMKDIRRVFEYHGAEHKSIFCYENQEELTVENCRKYSTLHPRCGTNFLFIVMLVSIFVFSFLGWPGLWMRILSRIIFIPIIAGISFELLKFVGRSDSKLVRILIYPGLLLQKLTTREPDDSQLEVAIAALKEVLVENKEADVW; translated from the coding sequence ATGGGAGATTTTAATACGAAGAAAAAGACTACCATCGGAGGCCAGGCGCTTATTGAAGGCGTCATGATGCGCGGTCCCGAGGAAATTGCAATAGCTGTAAGAAAGCCCGATTCCCAGATAATAATAGATAAAAGAAAAGCCAATTCAATATCTAAAAAATATAAAATATTAGGACTTCCTTTTATAAGGGGAAGTGTGGCCTTAGTTGAATCCCTGATGGTGGGAATAAATGCTTTAACCTTTTCGGCAAAATTCTTTGAAGATGATGAAACTGTAGAAGGGCCGGGCAAATTCGAAAAGTTTCTCATAAAAATATTCGGAGAAAAATTAGAAGGTGCCATTATGGGATTTTCGGTATTTTTATCCCTTTTAATGACTGTTGGTTTGTTTTTCATATTGCCTTCAGTGATATCTACTCTTCTTAACAAAGCAGTGACCAATGGTATTTTGAAAAATTTTATTGAGGGTATAATAAGAATAGCTATATTTGCAATATATATACTGGCAATTTCCAATATGAAGGACATAAGACGTGTATTCGAATACCATGGCGCTGAGCATAAATCAATATTTTGCTATGAAAATCAAGAGGAACTTACTGTGGAGAACTGCAGAAAGTATTCCACACTTCATCCTCGCTGCGGCACCAACTTTTTATTTATCGTAATGCTGGTCAGCATATTTGTATTTTCATTTTTAGGCTGGCCGGGATTGTGGATGAGGATATTATCAAGGATCATATTCATTCCCATCATCGCGGGAATTTCCTTTGAGCTTTTAAAATTCGTAGGGAGGTCGGATTCAAAACTGGTAAGAATATTGATATATCCCGGGCTGCTGCTGCAAAAACTTACCACAAGAGAGCCGGATGACAGCCAGTTAGAGGTTGCAATAGCTGCCTTAAAGGAAGTTCTTGTAGAAAACAAGGAGGCAGATGTCTGGTGA
- the prmC gene encoding peptide chain release factor N(5)-glutamine methyltransferase, translated as MIISDALIEASKLLRKNNIDTPRLDAEVILGYVLNTERLKLLTDRSEELTGENYEKYLELINMRVKGAPVSYITGSKEFMSLEFHIEKGVLIPRGDTEILTEIVLEECKRRGGSIKIADVCCGSGAIGISIAHYCKQAKVTLIDISDTAIGVSKINAKKNEVQDRVLIIKGDLLSEVIKETYDIIVSNPPYIKSSAVPTLDREVKDNEPHIALDGGKDGLSFYRKITEQSIKCLNDGGFLAYEIGYNQADKVSIILKQQGYKNIKVYKDLAGFDRCVAGYK; from the coding sequence GTGATAATATCTGATGCCTTAATTGAAGCTTCTAAGCTTTTAAGGAAAAATAATATCGATACTCCCAGGCTTGATGCAGAGGTTATATTAGGGTATGTTTTAAATACAGAAAGGCTTAAGCTTTTAACGGACAGAAGTGAGGAACTAACCGGAGAGAATTATGAAAAGTATCTTGAACTGATTAATATGAGAGTAAAAGGTGCTCCCGTTTCTTATATAACCGGAAGCAAAGAATTCATGAGCCTTGAATTTCATATAGAAAAGGGTGTTTTAATACCCCGGGGAGATACTGAAATTTTAACTGAGATTGTTTTGGAAGAATGCAAGAGGCGAGGCGGCAGTATAAAAATTGCCGATGTTTGCTGCGGAAGCGGGGCAATTGGTATTAGCATTGCACATTATTGCAAACAAGCAAAGGTAACTCTTATAGATATAAGCGATACAGCAATTGGGGTATCGAAAATAAATGCAAAGAAAAATGAAGTCCAGGACAGGGTTTTAATAATTAAAGGAGATCTTCTATCGGAGGTTATCAAAGAAACATATGATATCATAGTTTCCAATCCTCCCTATATTAAATCTTCAGCTGTACCCACTCTAGATAGAGAAGTGAAGGACAATGAACCCCATATTGCATTGGACGGGGGAAAGGACGGACTTTCCTTTTATAGAAAAATAACGGAGCAAAGCATAAAATGCTTAAATGACGGTGGTTTTTTGGCATATGAAATAGGGTATAACCAGGCGGATAAAGTATCTATTATATTAAAACAGCAGGGCTATAAAAACATTAAAGTTTATAAGGATTTAGCCGGCTTTGACAGGTGTGTCGCCGGTTACAAATAA
- the prfA gene encoding peptide chain release factor 1 yields MLDKLDFIEEKYNDLTRKISEPEVIADNKLWQKLMREHSSLEEIVNKYKEYKNVLKNIEDDKEMLSDKLEAELKEMIEEELKELSEKKEALMHELRILLLPKDPNDDKNVFVEIRAGTGGEEAALFAADLLRMYTRYAERQNWKVEIMSSNPTDIGGYKEVVLMIQGKGAYSKLKFESGTHRVQRVPDTEASGRIHTSATTVAIMPEVEDVEVDINPNDIHVDVFRAGGHGGQSVNTTDSAVRITHMPSGLVVSCQDEKSQLKNKEKAMKVLKARLYDKYQQERSDQIAENRRSQVGSGDRSERIRTYNFPQGRVTDHRIGMTIYQLESFLDGEVQSMLDALNTAEQAEKLKAVGE; encoded by the coding sequence ATGCTCGATAAACTTGATTTTATAGAAGAAAAATACAATGACCTTACAAGGAAGATAAGCGAACCTGAAGTAATAGCAGATAATAAGCTGTGGCAGAAGCTTATGAGGGAGCATTCAAGCCTTGAGGAAATTGTAAATAAATATAAAGAATATAAAAATGTTTTAAAGAATATAGAAGATGACAAGGAAATGCTAAGTGACAAGCTGGAAGCGGAATTAAAAGAAATGATTGAGGAAGAATTAAAAGAGCTCTCGGAGAAAAAAGAAGCACTGATGCATGAACTTAGAATACTTCTTCTCCCTAAGGATCCCAATGATGATAAAAACGTATTTGTTGAAATAAGAGCGGGTACCGGAGGAGAGGAGGCAGCCCTTTTTGCAGCCGACCTTTTGAGGATGTACACAAGATATGCTGAAAGGCAGAACTGGAAAGTGGAGATAATGAGTTCCAATCCTACCGATATAGGAGGATATAAGGAAGTCGTTTTAATGATACAGGGAAAAGGTGCTTACAGCAAGTTGAAATTTGAAAGCGGCACCCACAGGGTTCAGCGAGTTCCGGATACCGAAGCCTCAGGAAGAATACACACTTCTGCTACCACAGTTGCAATAATGCCTGAAGTGGAAGATGTTGAGGTTGATATCAACCCCAATGATATACATGTAGATGTGTTCAGGGCGGGCGGCCATGGCGGACAGAGCGTTAATACCACTGACTCTGCGGTGAGAATTACCCATATGCCCAGCGGACTTGTTGTTTCCTGCCAGGATGAAAAATCCCAGCTAAAGAACAAGGAAAAAGCCATGAAGGTTTTAAAAGCCAGGCTTTATGATAAATACCAGCAGGAAAGAAGCGACCAGATAGCAGAAAACAGGAGAAGTCAGGTAGGAAGCGGAGACAGAAGCGAGAGAATAAGGACATATAACTTCCCTCAGGGAAGGGTTACCGACCATAGAATCGGAATGACAATTTATCAGCTTGAATCCTTTTTGGACGGCGAAGTGCAGTCAATGTTAGATGCATTGAATACTGCTGAGCAGGCAGAAAAATTAAAAGCTGTAGGAGAATAA
- a CDS encoding ZIP family metal transporter — MNSLLTITMIGTLTGIAGTGMGGLMALLWKNPGNKFMSIILGASGGLMLSVVTFDLLPEAFELGGIPTSILGMMIGIFMTALIDEMLPDFNNIAKGRGKYFKMGLLLAFGLALHNFPEGLAIGSGFTAGRNIGISLALVIGLHDIPEGMAVAAPMSMSGVNKIKIFIFTIATAIPTGIGAFVGGILGEISPVFVTLCLSFAGGTMLYIVCGDLIPKSRNLYEELLSTFGILFGIIIGIIITSMA; from the coding sequence TTGAACAGCCTTTTAACAATTACTATGATAGGCACGCTGACAGGAATAGCCGGTACGGGTATGGGGGGGCTTATGGCACTATTGTGGAAAAACCCGGGCAATAAATTCATGAGCATAATTTTAGGAGCCTCCGGAGGATTGATGCTATCAGTTGTAACCTTTGACCTCCTGCCCGAAGCCTTCGAATTGGGTGGAATACCTACAAGCATTTTAGGTATGATGATCGGTATATTTATGACCGCTCTCATTGATGAAATGCTTCCGGACTTTAATAATATAGCTAAGGGTCGGGGAAAATACTTTAAGATGGGACTTTTATTGGCTTTCGGTCTTGCATTGCACAATTTTCCAGAAGGGCTGGCCATAGGCTCCGGGTTTACGGCAGGAAGAAATATAGGCATAAGCCTTGCACTGGTTATAGGACTTCATGATATACCTGAAGGTATGGCAGTAGCAGCACCCATGAGTATGAGCGGAGTGAATAAAATTAAAATATTTATTTTTACAATAGCAACGGCAATTCCTACGGGAATAGGAGCATTTGTAGGGGGAATACTTGGGGAAATATCTCCTGTGTTTGTAACTCTTTGCCTTTCCTTTGCCGGAGGGACAATGCTGTACATAGTATGCGGCGATCTCATACCCAAAAGCAGAAACTTATATGAAGAATTACTATCAACCTTTGGCATACTTTTTGGGATTATAATAGGTATAATAATAACGTCTATGGCTTGA
- a CDS encoding L-threonylcarbamoyladenylate synthase, giving the protein METKVYDINENNPDLSILKCAAKVIKSGGTVVFPTETVYGLGADALNPEAVLKIFAAKGRPQDNPLIIHVAHTNIEKYVREVPKSAQLLMDKFWPGPLTIIMKKSDVIPDVITAGMDSVAIRMPSNKIAGKLIELSEVPIAAPSANISGRPSPTNIKHVIDDLLGRVDVILGGGRTNVGLESTVIDVTGRPTILRPGGITLEQLKAVLGEVFIDPAIMKAADENLKPRSPGMKYRHYSPKAFMYIVEGEQKKVINKINELSLKSKNEGLKAGILATDETIKKYLNGYILSMGSRENTDTIAASLFDRLREFDELNVDVIYAESIPEEDIGLAVMNRMKKAAGYNVIRV; this is encoded by the coding sequence ATGGAAACAAAAGTTTATGATATTAATGAAAACAATCCGGATTTAAGTATTTTAAAATGCGCAGCTAAAGTGATAAAATCAGGGGGAACGGTGGTGTTTCCAACGGAAACGGTCTATGGTCTGGGGGCAGATGCCTTAAATCCTGAGGCTGTATTAAAGATTTTTGCCGCTAAGGGAAGACCTCAGGATAATCCTTTAATCATACATGTAGCCCATACCAATATTGAAAAGTATGTCAGGGAAGTACCCAAAAGTGCACAGCTTTTAATGGACAAATTCTGGCCGGGGCCGCTTACAATAATAATGAAAAAGTCAGATGTCATACCTGATGTAATAACTGCGGGCATGGACAGTGTAGCAATAAGAATGCCCTCTAATAAAATAGCAGGAAAGCTCATCGAACTCTCAGAAGTTCCCATTGCGGCCCCCAGCGCCAATATTTCCGGAAGGCCCAGCCCTACGAATATCAAGCATGTAATTGATGATTTATTAGGCAGAGTAGATGTGATTTTAGGCGGCGGCAGGACAAACGTAGGATTGGAGTCCACAGTAATTGATGTTACAGGCAGACCCACGATATTGAGGCCGGGAGGTATTACCTTAGAACAGTTGAAGGCTGTTTTGGGGGAAGTTTTTATTGACCCGGCTATAATGAAAGCAGCGGATGAAAATTTAAAGCCTAGGTCGCCGGGCATGAAATACAGGCATTATTCTCCCAAAGCTTTCATGTATATAGTTGAAGGAGAGCAAAAAAAAGTAATAAATAAAATAAACGAGCTCTCTTTAAAAAGTAAAAATGAAGGCTTGAAGGCAGGAATTCTTGCAACAGATGAGACCATAAAAAAATATTTAAACGGGTATATATTATCAATGGGAAGCAGAGAGAATACAGATACCATAGCGGCGTCTTTGTTTGACAGGCTCAGGGAATTTGATGAGCTCAATGTGGATGTAATATATGCCGAGAGCATTCCCGAAGAAGACATAGGACTTGCAGTGATGAACAGGATGAAAAAAGCTGCAGGCTATAATGTGATAAGGGTATAG
- a CDS encoding low molecular weight protein arginine phosphatase codes for MLKKVLFVCTGNTCRSSMAEAIAKKIAEEKNIKDIEFSSAGVSAFTGDKASVQAVEAAALFGADLTKHAARRIDKEMVKEADIIFTMTCSHKAILLSLLPEMEHKIFTLKGYVDGRDSDIDDPFGYPVNVYLDCAESLRKYITKAITKLAK; via the coding sequence ATGTTGAAAAAGGTATTGTTTGTATGTACCGGAAACACTTGCAGAAGCAGTATGGCAGAAGCTATTGCAAAGAAAATCGCTGAGGAAAAGAACATAAAAGACATTGAATTTTCATCAGCCGGAGTTTCGGCATTTACGGGAGATAAAGCATCTGTTCAGGCAGTAGAAGCAGCAGCTTTATTTGGTGCTGATTTAACAAAACATGCAGCTAGAAGGATAGACAAAGAGATGGTAAAAGAGGCGGATATCATATTTACAATGACCTGCTCCCATAAAGCAATTTTATTAAGCCTATTACCGGAAATGGAACATAAAATTTTTACATTGAAAGGTTATGTTGACGGCCGGGATTCTGATATAGACGATCCCTTCGGATATCCTGTCAATGTGTACTTGGACTGTGCCGAAAGCTTAAGGAAATATATAACAAAGGCAATAACCAAATTAGCAAAATAA
- the rpiB gene encoding ribose 5-phosphate isomerase B, with amino-acid sequence MKIAISSDHGGYNLKQTVMKHLDELKIEYKDFGCSCCGSVDYPDFALPVAESITAGEYTMGIIICGTGIGISIAANKVPGIRAAVCNDSFTARLSREHNDANILALGERVLGPGIALNIVDEFLKGEFQGGRHAVRVAKIKEIEGKYSKNK; translated from the coding sequence ATGAAGATTGCTATATCCAGCGACCACGGAGGCTACAACTTAAAGCAAACGGTAATGAAACATCTTGATGAACTTAAAATAGAGTATAAGGATTTCGGCTGTTCATGCTGCGGTTCAGTGGATTACCCGGATTTTGCCCTTCCTGTTGCAGAAAGTATTACAGCAGGTGAATATACAATGGGAATTATAATTTGCGGCACCGGAATAGGAATATCCATAGCGGCAAATAAAGTGCCTGGAATAAGGGCGGCTGTATGCAATGACAGTTTCACTGCCAGGTTATCAAGAGAGCATAACGATGCGAACATATTGGCCTTGGGAGAAAGGGTCTTAGGGCCGGGGATTGCACTAAATATAGTCGATGAGTTTTTAAAGGGAGAATTCCAAGGCGGCAGACATGCTGTCCGTGTGGCTAAAATAAAAGAAATAGAGGGAAAATACTCTAAGAACAAATAG
- the upp gene encoding uracil phosphoribosyltransferase, with the protein MKKVTLINHPLVQHKLSFIRDKNTGSKDFRELIEEVAMLMCYEVTRDMPLEEIEIETPICTTKAKALSGKKVGIVPILRAGLGMVDGMLKLIPAAKVGHIGLYRDPETLKPVEYYCKLPSDIGERDIIVTDPMLATGGSAADAITLLKQRGAKSIKLMCLIAAPEGLEYVSEQHLDVDIYTAAIDEKLNDHGYIVPGLGDAGDRLFGTK; encoded by the coding sequence ATGAAAAAAGTAACGCTTATTAATCATCCGCTGGTGCAGCACAAATTATCATTTATAAGGGATAAAAATACCGGGTCAAAGGACTTCAGAGAACTTATAGAGGAAGTGGCAATGCTCATGTGCTATGAAGTCACAAGGGATATGCCCCTTGAAGAAATTGAAATCGAGACTCCCATATGCACTACAAAAGCAAAGGCGCTCTCAGGCAAAAAAGTGGGTATAGTTCCCATTTTAAGGGCAGGTTTGGGCATGGTAGACGGTATGCTGAAATTAATACCTGCGGCTAAGGTAGGGCACATAGGCTTATATCGTGATCCTGAAACCTTAAAGCCCGTCGAATATTATTGCAAACTTCCCTCCGATATAGGTGAAAGAGATATCATAGTAACAGACCCTATGCTGGCTACAGGGGGATCTGCTGCCGATGCCATAACCCTTTTAAAGCAAAGGGGAGCTAAAAGCATTAAGCTTATGTGCTTGATTGCAGCACCCGAAGGTCTTGAATATGTATCGGAACAACACCTCGATGTGGATATTTACACAGCAGCTATTGATGAAAAGCTAAACGATCATGGTTACATAGTGCCTGGTTTAGGTGATGCCGGCGACAGGTTATTCGGCACAAAGTAG